Proteins encoded together in one Larus michahellis chromosome 4, bLarMic1.1, whole genome shotgun sequence window:
- the LOC141743203 gene encoding inositol 1,4,5-trisphosphate receptor-interacting protein-like 1 translates to MAAIRVLALLVLSIFRLLPMVGDELDKAMREHVQQRVEHLMARMTWLLQELEQRSLEQRSQKPAFAWGGLVFAALQQWQFWAIAGVPVLLFRLCWWRRKRRRQPEIGHEEESSSSSTELEEDESEEEDADDYQRCLLNSITKRIRLSVKSMAYRRQVVEELASDLLTVLQGRLSNSFFPALQPAIGVGSAFEGWSPAGHDAVYHLLVPMKPPRGHTFHLELGAAGEMPAKNCVRVELECTCTRDQGMENVLCFLHQPEEGLGRNQVLSFLGILCTGSYLDIEKTARWFQKLVRSAWREMPQSRLYTMKVLPSSRSCKLQLTNASGRSLFIEMMFGVQRGDSDIFLSSQTAEAAFTPSTTWAETYDVAEAKFFRHVARQAPRDTSHLQCLQLCAGSLVGTGFSSDVFKTVVMHLLNTIPPSSWRRREFLMRLQDIMWYLHGCLEEKRLHHFFFGNENMPEDIVLPAAFQAAEPINLFQCLLQDPAAHAKALHDFEEVQGRLTRLVFCGD, encoded by the coding sequence atggctgcaatAAGGGTCCTCGCCTTGCTTGTGCTAAGCATCTTCCGGCTCCTGCCAATGGTTGGCGATGAGCTGGACAAGGCCATGCGCGAGCATGTGCAGCAGCGTGTGGAGCATCTGATGGCTCGGATgacttggctgctgcaggagctggagcagaggagcctggagcagaggagccagaagccagcctttgcctggggaggcctcgtctttgctgccttgcagcagtggcagttctgggCGATTGCTGGagtcccagtcctgctcttcaggctctgctggtggcgcCGGAAAAGGAGGCGACAGCCAGAGATCGGCCATGAagaggagagctccagcagcagcacagagctggaggaggatgaaagTGAAGAAGAAGATGCTGATGATTATCAGAGGTGTCTGCTGAATTCTATCACAAAGCGCATCCGATTGTCAGTGAAGAGCATGGCCTACAGGAGACAGGTGGTGGAAGAGCTGGCGAGCGACCTCCTCACTGTCTTACAAGGACGCTTGTCAAATAGTTTCTTCCCGGCGCTGCAGCCAGCCATCGGGGTGGGCAGCGCCTTTGAAGGTTGGAGTCCCgctgggcatgatgctgtctACCACCTGCTTGTGCCCATgaagcccccccgggggcacACCTTCCACCTGGAGCTGGGCGCTGCGGGGGAGATGCCGGCAAAGAACTGCGTCCGCGTGGAGCTGGAGTGCACCTGCACCAGGGACCAAGGCATGGAGAacgtgctgtgcttcctccaccaaccTGAGGAGGGGCTAGGCAGAAATCAGGTTTTGAGCTTCCTAGGCATCCTCTGCACCGGCTCCTACCTAGATATCGAGAAGACTGCCCGCTGGTTCCAGAAGTTGGTGAGGTCAGCCTGGCGGGAGATGCCTCAGTCGCGTCTCTACACTatgaaggtgctgccttccagccgctcctgcaagctgcagctgacaaacGCCTCCGGGAGATCCCTCTTCATTGAGATGATGTTTGGGGTGCAGCGAGGCGACTCggacatcttcctgagcagccagactgcAGAAGCCGCCTTCACCCCAAGCACCACGTGGGCAGAGACCTACGATGTGGCAGAGGCAAAGTTCTTCAGGCACgtggccaggcaggccccgcgtgacacctcccacctccaatgcctgcagctctgcgctggtagcctggtgggcacaggcttttcctctgatgTCTTCAAAACGGTTGTGATGCACCTCCTGAACACCATACCCCCgtcaagctggagaaggagggaattcCTGATGCGGCTGCAGGATATCATGTGGTACCTGCACggctgcttggaggaaaaacGCCTGCACCACTTCTTCTTTGGTAATGAGAACATGCCTGAGGACATCGTCTTGCCCGCAGCCTTCCAAGCGGCTGAGCCaatcaacctcttccagtgcctgctgcaggatcCAGCTGCCCACGCCAAGGCACTGCATGACTTTGAGGAAGTGCAAGGTCGGCTCACAAGACTGGTCTTCTGCGGAGACTGA